The following proteins are co-located in the Bacteroidota bacterium genome:
- a CDS encoding energy transducer TonB, with amino-acid sequence MFNTSHKRKGLVGSIIIHIILIVLFIFLGMKYQDPPPEPGIAIVFGFDEQGRGDFKPVPKSVPEPVTEKTETNQVEEERVEPVEKVEAEKSSDVKEDVMAQDMEESPVVAEQRRKQKEIEKKERIERERLEKKRLEEERIRKAKEAKKNNLDNMFSNLKNSPDASGSDSNQGDDDSDGYKGSEDGLENAKSFTGNGGVGNYGDYQLGNRKPRNKPQPIYDGKDQGIVVVRILVDKNGKVVYAEAGVKGSTTTDLQLLKRAKEAALRTTWQGDSSAPEKQEGRIIYNFIIEN; translated from the coding sequence ATGTTTAATACAAGTCATAAACGAAAAGGATTAGTAGGTTCGATTATTATACATATCATCCTTATTGTTCTTTTTATATTTTTGGGAATGAAATATCAGGATCCTCCTCCGGAACCGGGTATAGCAATAGTTTTTGGCTTCGATGAACAGGGTAGAGGAGACTTTAAGCCTGTTCCTAAATCAGTTCCTGAACCCGTTACTGAAAAAACAGAAACTAATCAGGTAGAGGAGGAAAGAGTAGAGCCTGTAGAAAAGGTTGAAGCTGAAAAATCTTCAGATGTTAAAGAGGATGTAATGGCACAGGATATGGAAGAATCTCCTGTTGTAGCAGAGCAGAGAAGAAAGCAGAAGGAAATAGAAAAAAAAGAAAGAATAGAAAGAGAGAGGTTGGAGAAAAAGCGTCTCGAGGAGGAAAGAATTAGAAAAGCTAAGGAGGCTAAGAAGAACAATCTTGACAATATGTTCTCTAACTTGAAGAATTCTCCTGATGCCAGTGGAAGTGATTCTAATCAGGGAGATGACGATAGCGATGGATATAAAGGATCTGAGGACGGATTGGAAAATGCCAAAAGTTTCACAGGTAATGGAGGGGTAGGTAATTATGGCGATTACCAGCTTGGTAATAGGAAGCCAAGAAATAAACCACAGCCAATTTACGATGGAAAGGATCAGGGAATAGTTGTTGTTAGAATATTGGTAGATAAGAATGGTAAGGTAGTATACGCTGAGGCAGGAGTAAAAGGTTCTACAACTACCGATCTGCAATTATTGAAAAGGGCCAAAGAAGCGGCATTGAGAACAACCTGGCAAGGCGATTCTTCAGCTCCTGAAAAACAAGAAGGTAGAATTATATATAATTTTATTATCGAAAATTAA
- a CDS encoding biopolymer transporter ExbD, with protein sequence MNIRGRNKVSPNFNMSSMTDIVFLLLIFFMLTSTLVTTNALDLLLPKAKGKTSKNQNISVSINKDLNYYIDRTPIEAGQIESQLQRMLSGELEPAIVIRAEKSVPIDYVVKVLDIARRNKYKAVLATQPK encoded by the coding sequence ATGAATATTAGAGGAAGAAATAAAGTAAGTCCTAACTTCAACATGTCGTCTATGACAGATATAGTTTTTCTGTTGTTGATATTTTTTATGCTTACGTCTACACTTGTTACAACAAATGCTTTGGACTTATTATTACCAAAAGCAAAAGGGAAAACAAGTAAGAATCAAAATATTTCGGTAAGTATCAATAAAGATTTAAATTATTATATCGATAGAACACCAATTGAAGCCGGCCAGATCGAGAGTCAGTTGCAACGAATGTTAAGCGGAGAGCTTGAACCTGCAATAGTTATCAGGGCGGAGAAAAGTGTTCCTATTGATTATGTTGTTAAAGTTTTGGATATAGCCCGTCGAAATAAGTATAAAGCAGTATTGGCTACTCAACCCAAGTAA
- a CDS encoding folylpolyglutamate synthase/dihydrofolate synthase family protein: MDDYQKTINWLFKQLPMYQRQGSSAYKTDLTNTVKLCNYLDNPERKFKAIHIAGTNGKGSTAHMLSSVFQEAGYRTGLYTSPHLKDFRERIKINGQMIPEQDVVDFVHNNKAFFKKNKLSFFEMTVGLAFDFFSKKEVDIAIIETGLGGRLDSTNVIKPLLSVITNIGLDHTKFLGESYEEIASEKAGIIKKNIPVVVGQTQEKSITDIFKRISRSKDAKLYFADQLEWLPVFKTDLKGKYQKDNTKTAIAAIKVLQLQGEPVTDDNIMNGLQNVVYNTGLQGRWQRLLDKPLVICDTAHNKEGLELVMEQISEQEYDKLHIVVGMVNDKNVEAALSFFPKEAKYYFCQADIPRALDVKILSGIAKTMGLNGDIYSSVRDAYAKALECSAEEDFIYIGGSTFVVAEVV; this comes from the coding sequence TTGGACGATTATCAAAAAACTATAAACTGGTTGTTTAAGCAACTTCCAATGTATCAGCGCCAGGGAAGTTCGGCATATAAAACAGATTTGACCAATACTGTTAAGCTGTGTAACTACCTCGATAATCCGGAACGAAAATTCAAAGCAATTCATATTGCCGGCACCAATGGAAAAGGGTCTACAGCTCATATGTTGTCGTCTGTTTTTCAGGAAGCGGGATATAGAACAGGACTTTATACTTCTCCACATCTTAAGGATTTCAGAGAAAGAATTAAGATTAACGGTCAAATGATTCCCGAGCAGGATGTTGTTGATTTCGTTCATAATAATAAGGCTTTTTTTAAGAAAAATAAGCTTTCTTTTTTCGAAATGACTGTTGGTCTGGCTTTTGATTTCTTCTCTAAGAAGGAAGTGGATATTGCTATCATAGAAACTGGTCTTGGCGGTAGATTAGACTCTACCAATGTTATAAAACCTTTATTGTCGGTAATAACCAATATAGGTCTGGATCATACTAAGTTTTTGGGAGAAAGCTATGAGGAAATAGCCTCTGAAAAAGCAGGTATTATAAAAAAGAATATTCCGGTTGTTGTAGGCCAAACACAGGAAAAATCTATTACAGATATTTTTAAAAGAATTTCGAGATCTAAAGATGCCAAGTTATATTTTGCGGATCAATTGGAATGGCTGCCGGTTTTTAAAACAGATTTAAAAGGTAAATACCAAAAAGATAATACTAAAACAGCCATTGCTGCTATAAAGGTTTTGCAATTACAGGGAGAACCGGTAACGGATGACAATATTATGAACGGACTTCAGAATGTTGTATATAATACGGGCTTGCAGGGAAGATGGCAGAGATTGCTCGATAAACCATTGGTGATTTGTGATACCGCCCATAATAAAGAAGGTCTGGAGCTTGTTATGGAGCAGATTTCGGAGCAGGAGTATGATAAATTACATATTGTTGTAGGTATGGTAAATGATAAGAATGTTGAGGCTGCATTATCGTTCTTTCCTAAAGAGGCAAAGTATTATTTTTGTCAGGCAGATATTCCCAGAGCTCTTGATGTTAAGATATTATCGGGGATAGCAAAAACTATGGGGTTGAATGGAGATATTTATTCATCGGTACGCGATGCCTATGCAAAAGCCCTTGAGTGTTCTGCAGAGGAAGATTTTATCTATATTGGAGGAAGTACTTTCGTTGTAGCTGAGGTTGTTTAG
- a CDS encoding MotA/TolQ/ExbB proton channel family protein, translating into MEGGIDTEVVPVEKTLSIMDLIMSGGTGGHLIMITLFILSGIAMYIFIERFSAIRKAAKLDTNFMNNISDQVHGGKLEAAKVMCQHTGTPVARMIEKGISRIGKPLEDINTAIENTGKLEVFKLETNISTLATISGAAPMIGFLGTVIGMIVAFHDMASAGGQIDVELLSKGIYTAMTTTVAGLIVGIFAYIAYNLLVVRVDKVVHQMEASTTEFMDLLNEPI; encoded by the coding sequence ATGGAAGGCGGAATAGATACAGAAGTAGTTCCGGTAGAGAAAACCTTATCTATAATGGATTTAATAATGAGTGGGGGAACAGGTGGTCATTTGATCATGATAACACTTTTTATACTTTCCGGAATAGCAATGTATATTTTTATTGAGAGATTTAGTGCAATTAGAAAAGCTGCTAAACTGGATACTAATTTTATGAATAATATCTCTGATCAGGTTCACGGAGGGAAATTGGAAGCTGCTAAAGTTATGTGTCAGCATACCGGTACTCCGGTAGCAAGGATGATCGAAAAAGGTATTTCAAGAATTGGAAAACCATTGGAAGATATAAATACGGCAATTGAGAATACAGGAAAACTTGAAGTTTTTAAGCTGGAAACTAATATTAGTACGCTTGCTACTATTTCCGGTGCTGCTCCTATGATCGGATTTCTAGGTACCGTAATTGGTATGATTGTTGCCTTTCACGATATGGCTTCAGCCGGAGGACAAATTGATGTTGAGCTTCTTTCGAAAGGTATCTATACTGCCATGACTACAACTGTAGCAGGGTTGATTGTAGGTATATTTGCTTATATAGCCTATAATCTTTTGGTTGTTAGAGTTGATAAGGTAGTGCATCAAATGGAAGCCAGTACAACTGAATTTATGGATTTACTTAATGAACCTATATAG